A region of the Paenibacillus sp. J23TS9 genome:
ACCGCCCCATGACATATCAGCAGCAGATATTCCATCGGAACAGCCTGACTGGAAAGCATGATGGCCGGCGGCCGTACATGATCATACTTTTCCAACCCAAGTGAATCCAGAAGTCCGCCTGACTTAACGGCCAATCCGGCTCCGACTCCCAAGCATAGGCCGCCACCCAAAGCCGCAATGACAGGTTCCCCACTTACTCCAGGCAGCGGGGCAAGCAGAAATGCTGATCCCGAGAAGGATAGCAGCCCAGGCAGCACTTTCATAACTACAGGTCTGTGCCCAAGGAATGCATAGAGCAGCAGTAGCGGAAGATTGAATACAAACAGGAGAACCCCAAAATGCTTTTCAGTATGAAAGGACACCATCGCCGAGATTCCCGTTATGCCTCCTGCTATGAGCTCATGTGGATGCAAAAACAATTCCAACCCAATGGAAGCCGCGATTCTTCCCATAATGGACGGAAGAGCCGTCATTTTTCTAACGCTGTGATTCGGATTACGCCATTTCATTGGCATACGGTATATATTTTCATATGATTCATAACCTTCCCTCCTTCTGATTTCTGAATGGAAGTATCATGAGTAAAATAATCAAAGCATCTCTTCTTTGTGTACGCGCCCGTCTTTAAATTTGAATACCCTATTCAACAGCGTGTATATCGACTTGGATTGCTTTGTCAGAAGCGGCCCGAGAATGGCCAAAATCAGCACGTAGACCGCCGAGAAAGGTTGGAGAATA
Encoded here:
- a CDS encoding YitT family protein; translation: MPMKWRNPNHSVRKMTALPSIMGRIAASIGLELFLHPHELIAGGITGISAMVSFHTEKHFGVLLFVFNLPLLLLYAFLGHRPVVMKVLPGLLSFSGSAFLLAPLPGVSGEPVIAALGGGLCLGVGAGLAVKSGGLLDSLGLEKYDHVRPPAIMLSSQAVPMEYLLLICHGAVLVSAGILMGWERTMYSALACLAAYETSALMLYGLRRTVWITASNPEGIRYEIKRRICLDAGNTTESNADMNRLQNDLQYKIHILDIPRFKAIIKQIDPQAEVIFIYRPISDLSNHRNGENKYLKDKEP